A window from Candidatus Bathyarchaeota archaeon A05DMB-5 encodes these proteins:
- the nth gene encoding endonuclease III, whose amino-acid sequence MGKKPSNVNLKNKTRVEKIIKLLEKEHPDAKIALNYSNPLELLVATILSAQCTDERVNIVTKQLFKKYRKAEDYANADLKTLEQDIKSTGFYRNKARNLKKCCQMLVEKYNSKVPKTMKEMLELPGVARKTANIVLSNAYGIVEGIAVDTHVRRLAKRLGLTENEDAAKIEEDLMQLVPKEKWMRFTDLLIFHGRRVCMAKKPECEKCVLNKLCPSAFTFD is encoded by the coding sequence TTGGGGAAAAAGCCTTCAAATGTAAATCTTAAAAATAAAACGAGAGTTGAAAAAATAATTAAGCTGCTTGAGAAGGAACATCCCGACGCAAAAATAGCGCTAAACTATTCTAATCCTCTCGAACTTTTGGTAGCCACAATTCTTTCAGCCCAATGCACCGACGAAAGAGTAAACATAGTCACAAAACAACTGTTCAAGAAATACAGAAAAGCCGAAGACTACGCTAATGCAGATTTGAAGACGCTTGAACAAGACATAAAGAGCACGGGATTTTACAGAAACAAAGCTCGAAACCTCAAAAAATGCTGCCAGATGCTTGTTGAGAAATACAACTCGAAAGTTCCAAAAACAATGAAAGAAATGCTGGAGCTACCGGGCGTTGCAAGAAAAACTGCTAACATCGTTCTTTCAAACGCTTATGGCATAGTTGAAGGAATAGCTGTGGACACGCATGTTCGCAGACTCGCAAAAAGGCTTGGACTGACTGAAAATGAAGATGCAGCCAAAATAGAAGAAGATTTGATGCAGCTAGTCCCGAAAGAAAAGTGGATGCGATTCACGGATTTATTAATATTTCACGGCAGAAGAGTGTGCATGGCAAAGAAACCAGAATGCGAAAAATGCGTGTTAAATAAACTCTGTCCATCAGCCTTTACATTCGACTGA
- a CDS encoding universal stress protein encodes MNKILVSIDGSAASVMAEETAATIAKKTGATVTVLHVMPEMRMGYRLPANIQDELLGSVQQHAESIINSARALFAEEKVKVETEMFSGDPANSILEFAKEYYDLLVIGAHGENEKDPYALGSVTKKVIMYTVCPTLIVKKLSPLSNLLVCVDGSKNSIKALKYTLGLAEKLRAKVILLNVQDQKLYKASPKTAREMGDKILSKSLADVGKTKIKIEEKLEFGVPSDKIVEVAEQGKYDLIVLGSRGLGTIRRFLLGSVSDDVSHKAKCSVLIIPAKA; translated from the coding sequence TTGAACAAAATTCTCGTCTCCATAGATGGTTCTGCCGCAAGCGTCATGGCTGAAGAAACAGCGGCAACAATCGCCAAAAAGACCGGTGCAACCGTAACAGTCTTGCATGTAATGCCAGAAATGAGAATGGGTTATAGGCTCCCAGCAAACATACAAGACGAACTTTTAGGTAGCGTTCAACAGCATGCAGAGTCAATAATAAACAGTGCACGCGCATTATTTGCAGAAGAGAAAGTTAAGGTAGAAACGGAAATGTTTAGCGGTGACCCCGCAAATAGCATATTAGAATTTGCAAAAGAATATTATGATTTACTTGTGATTGGGGCTCATGGAGAAAATGAGAAAGATCCGTATGCCCTCGGCAGCGTAACCAAAAAAGTCATAATGTACACTGTCTGCCCCACATTAATCGTAAAAAAACTCAGTCCACTCTCAAACTTACTCGTTTGCGTTGACGGCTCAAAAAACTCAATTAAAGCCTTAAAATACACTCTTGGGCTCGCGGAAAAATTGCGTGCAAAAGTTATTTTGTTAAATGTGCAAGACCAAAAACTGTACAAGGCGTCGCCAAAAACCGCTAGGGAAATGGGCGACAAAATTCTCTCAAAAAGCCTTGCAGACGTTGGCAAAACAAAAATAAAAATTGAGGAGAAACTAGAATTTGGCGTTCCATCAGACAAGATAGTTGAGGTTGCTGAGCAAGGCAAATACGACTTAATCGTTCTGGGAAGCAGAGGTTTAGGAACTATAAGGCGGTTTTTGCTTGGAAGCGTAAGCGACGACGTAAGCCACAAGGCTAAATGTTCAGTCCTGATAATTCCAGCAAAAGCATAG
- a CDS encoding NAD(P)H-dependent oxidoreductase, with amino-acid sequence MDKPITILGFAGSLRKNSYNKALLRAASQLLPKDAKLEIYDLEGIPPFNQDLENNMPKKVKEFKAKIKAADALLIATPEHNYSIPGVLKNAIDWASRPPGDNSFEDKPVAIMSASTGALGGARAQYHLRQVLVALNMHAINRPEVIVAFVEEKINEKGKLRDEKTRKKIEQLLKSLVEWVKRLSKE; translated from the coding sequence ATGGACAAGCCAATAACCATTCTAGGCTTTGCCGGAAGCCTACGAAAAAATTCTTACAATAAGGCACTATTACGCGCAGCCTCACAGCTCTTACCAAAAGATGCAAAACTCGAAATCTACGACCTAGAAGGAATCCCGCCTTTCAACCAAGACTTAGAAAACAACATGCCCAAAAAAGTTAAAGAATTTAAAGCAAAAATCAAAGCGGCAGACGCGCTGCTTATTGCGACGCCAGAACATAATTATTCGATACCCGGCGTTCTCAAAAACGCAATTGATTGGGCTTCACGACCGCCAGGAGACAACTCTTTTGAAGACAAGCCAGTGGCTATAATGAGCGCTTCTACTGGAGCTTTAGGTGGAGCAAGAGCACAATATCATCTGCGTCAGGTTCTCGTGGCTCTTAACATGCATGCAATAAACAGACCAGAAGTTATAGTGGCATTTGTTGAGGAGAAAATTAATGAAAAGGGCAAATTGAGAGACGAGAAAACCAGGAAGAAAATAGAGCAGTTGTTAAAGAGTCTGGTTGAATGGGTTAAACGGCTTAGCAAAGAATAA
- a CDS encoding PDZ domain-containing protein: MASFDEKAVLDILEKVSKSVVNISTIKLVHSIFYQVVPVKGMGSGTIIDPKGYILTNNHVVGGAEKIAVTLWNGEMVEGTLAGTCTVHDIAVVKVDKEDLPAAELEDSDTLRVGQRVYAIGNPFGLAGGPSVTSGVISAVNRTIESQNEMLENLVQTDAAINPGNSGGPLVNLEGKVVAINTAIVPFAHGIGFAIPINSAKECTDEIIRGRVYARPWLGIIGLSITDEIARYYDLPIDHGVLVTRVSEGSPADNVGIAVGDIIFRMNNTEISRIEELVREIHKRKVGEKVEILVLRRGREHYFEVALDKMP; the protein is encoded by the coding sequence GTGGCTTCGTTTGATGAGAAGGCGGTTCTTGATATTCTCGAGAAAGTCAGCAAGAGCGTTGTTAACATAAGCACCATTAAGCTTGTCCACTCCATATTCTATCAAGTAGTGCCAGTAAAAGGAATGGGCTCAGGAACCATAATCGACCCAAAAGGCTACATACTAACCAACAATCACGTGGTCGGCGGCGCAGAAAAAATAGCGGTTACTCTCTGGAATGGCGAAATGGTTGAAGGGACTCTAGCCGGCACATGCACTGTACATGACATAGCAGTGGTCAAAGTTGACAAAGAAGATCTTCCCGCAGCAGAATTAGAAGACTCTGATACGCTGAGAGTGGGTCAAAGGGTCTACGCTATCGGAAATCCTTTCGGTTTGGCTGGTGGGCCTTCTGTAACTTCTGGCGTCATAAGCGCTGTAAACCGAACCATAGAATCTCAAAATGAAATGTTGGAGAATCTCGTGCAGACAGACGCTGCCATAAACCCTGGAAACAGTGGCGGACCGCTAGTGAATCTTGAGGGGAAGGTTGTTGCGATAAACACGGCTATAGTGCCTTTTGCTCACGGAATAGGCTTTGCGATTCCAATAAACTCTGCGAAGGAATGTACGGACGAAATAATAAGGGGCAGAGTTTATGCCAGACCGTGGCTTGGTATAATAGGCTTAAGCATCACTGATGAAATAGCGCGGTATTATGACTTGCCCATTGACCATGGCGTTTTGGTAACCAGAGTCTCAGAAGGAAGCCCCGCAGATAACGTTGGAATAGCGGTTGGCGACATAATTTTCAGAATGAACAACACCGAAATTAGTAGAATAGAGGAATTGGTTAGGGAAATTCACAAAAGAAAAGTTGGAGAAAAAGTGGAAATTCTTGTTCTTCGCAGAGGCAGAGAACATTACTTTGAAGTTGCCTTGGACAAGATGCCATAA
- a CDS encoding ArsR family transcriptional regulator yields the protein MGEQRDILRGLTLKVYRFILKNRKPVGIREIQRALKLSSPTLALYHVNKLEEAGFVKKHLNGYVADRVLLENFIRLKRALIPRYFFYMVFFMAALVILAIFLKPHTLTREYVFSLATILIATVTSVYETAKAFSSKI from the coding sequence TTGGGCGAACAACGTGACATTTTAAGGGGTCTCACGTTAAAGGTTTATCGATTCATTCTAAAGAATAGAAAGCCTGTAGGGATACGTGAAATTCAGAGAGCTTTGAAACTAAGCAGTCCAACTCTTGCACTTTACCATGTAAACAAACTTGAAGAAGCCGGATTTGTTAAGAAACATTTGAATGGTTACGTCGCAGACCGTGTTCTTTTGGAGAACTTTATTAGATTGAAACGCGCTCTTATCCCTCGATACTTCTTTTACATGGTTTTCTTTATGGCTGCTCTCGTAATATTGGCAATTTTCCTTAAGCCTCATACGTTGACTAGAGAGTACGTGTTCTCCTTAGCAACGATTCTTATTGCGACGGTGACGTCTGTATATGAAACTGCAAAAGCCTTCTCAAGTAAAATATAG
- a CDS encoding helix-turn-helix domain-containing protein, which produces MILPCEVAAKSIVPAIKALMAKQLAEKYNLKQDKVAEILGISQSAVSKYTRNIRGHVIKIDKTQEIDPLINRMITLLLNGAYPREELLRNFCQTCIIIRKKGLMCQYCKKADPKIKIEECHFCST; this is translated from the coding sequence TTGATACTTCCCTGCGAAGTCGCAGCCAAATCAATAGTACCCGCCATAAAAGCGTTAATGGCAAAACAACTCGCCGAAAAATACAACCTCAAACAAGACAAGGTAGCTGAAATTTTAGGAATATCACAATCTGCCGTAAGCAAGTACACCCGAAACATCAGAGGACACGTAATAAAAATCGACAAAACACAAGAAATAGACCCTCTAATAAACCGAATGATTACCCTTCTCTTAAACGGAGCATATCCAAGAGAAGAACTCCTAAGAAACTTTTGCCAAACTTGCATAATCATAAGAAAAAAAGGTTTAATGTGCCAGTACTGTAAGAAGGCTGACCCAAAAATCAAAATAGAAGAATGCCATTTCTGTTCGACGTAA
- a CDS encoding F420-nonreducing hydrogenase yields MKVNIVSLTCCAGCVSSFLNAGDALLEILSQDFDIVYSPTFVDLKEVPQVDLAIVEGGVRTEADEKLIREVRAKSRVLVALGICATHGGVTSLGNIISVKKLLEKEYFVLETSKLPELEDLMYPICNFVDVDYYIPGCPPMPFLIVHSLKSIVSGKTPIRHQSVVCTECNRKIIAAKLDRLYGIYDKEADPNLCLVSQGFVCLGSLTREGCGAPCPRAGFTCFGCRGPTDSLLYRSRDLYSFLVKVISKRTSIPEEEVKKELYRNPFIFHTFIFSKFERFKARERII; encoded by the coding sequence GTGAAAGTTAACATAGTTTCTCTGACGTGCTGTGCTGGATGCGTTTCCTCTTTTTTGAATGCAGGCGATGCTCTACTGGAAATTCTTTCGCAAGATTTCGACATAGTTTACTCGCCTACATTTGTTGATTTGAAAGAGGTTCCGCAAGTTGATTTGGCAATAGTTGAAGGTGGAGTTAGAACAGAAGCAGATGAGAAATTAATCAGAGAAGTACGCGCTAAATCACGCGTTCTTGTTGCGTTAGGAATCTGCGCAACTCATGGCGGAGTAACAAGTCTAGGCAACATAATTTCGGTAAAGAAACTTTTAGAGAAAGAATACTTCGTTCTGGAAACAAGTAAGCTTCCAGAACTTGAGGATTTGATGTATCCAATATGCAACTTTGTTGACGTGGACTATTATATTCCCGGATGCCCACCCATGCCTTTCCTCATAGTTCACAGTCTAAAAAGCATTGTAAGCGGAAAAACGCCTATCCGCCACCAGAGTGTAGTGTGCACAGAATGCAACAGAAAAATAATCGCTGCAAAACTTGACCGCCTTTATGGAATATATGATAAAGAGGCAGACCCAAACCTTTGTTTAGTCAGTCAAGGCTTCGTTTGTTTAGGGTCCTTGACACGTGAAGGTTGCGGTGCACCATGCCCGAGAGCGGGCTTCACGTGCTTCGGATGTAGGGGACCCACTGATTCTTTGCTGTATCGTTCACGAGACTTGTACTCTTTCCTTGTTAAGGTGATATCGAAAAGAACAAGCATTCCAGAAGAAGAAGTTAAGAAAGAGTTATACCGCAACCCCTTCATCTTCCACACTTTCATTTTCTCAAAATTTGAACGCTTCAAGGCAAGGGAGAGAATCATTTGA
- a CDS encoding Ni/Fe hydrogenase subunit alpha, which translates to MTSQREITISPTTRIEGHGKVTIILDEAGNVSDAYFYATEIRGFDYFLRGMEADRLPFIISRICGVCSTAHVLASVKAIENIYGTEITETAKKLREVLLMGQIISNHSLVFFFLILPDFWFSKEEDPSKRNAFQIMRENPEIGRKAIALRSFATKILDTIGKREVHIVSAIPGGLISPLKEKEREELLKAAKEACAITQEAVSLGKELFEKNWEEFRKAGDYKTHYMALTEDDATEFYEGKIRIINPEGAVYSEFTAQDYMKHIEEKRYEWTYAKFACLKTLGCQKGIVQVGPTARINVNRKAKTEFANKELEEFKRKFGSPAHATLLFDYARLIDLLYACERTRELLEDENITRTDTRVKVKPKGGIGTSVVEAPRGTLAHEYTLTRNGRLKSIKLIIPTQVNSAAINLNVKDAATEFIQKGEIKTGLLNRIEMVVRAYDPCIKCATRNVTDGLKVEIRNQEGKLLKILS; encoded by the coding sequence TTGACCAGCCAAAGAGAAATAACAATATCGCCGACTACGAGGATTGAGGGACATGGAAAGGTAACAATAATCCTCGACGAGGCTGGAAACGTTTCAGATGCATATTTTTACGCCACGGAAATTCGCGGTTTCGACTACTTCTTAAGAGGCATGGAAGCGGACAGACTTCCATTTATAATCTCAAGAATATGTGGCGTTTGCTCAACCGCCCACGTACTCGCATCGGTAAAAGCCATAGAAAACATTTACGGAACAGAAATAACAGAAACTGCCAAAAAACTTCGAGAAGTTCTCCTCATGGGACAGATAATCAGCAATCACTCTCTTGTCTTCTTTTTCTTGATATTGCCAGATTTCTGGTTTTCAAAGGAAGAAGACCCATCAAAAAGAAATGCCTTTCAAATAATGCGTGAAAACCCGGAAATAGGCAGAAAAGCCATTGCCTTAAGAAGTTTTGCAACTAAAATCTTGGACACCATTGGAAAACGTGAAGTCCACATAGTATCAGCGATACCTGGCGGTTTAATAAGCCCGCTTAAGGAGAAAGAACGAGAAGAACTGCTGAAAGCAGCAAAAGAAGCATGCGCAATCACGCAAGAAGCAGTCAGTTTAGGAAAGGAACTTTTCGAGAAAAATTGGGAAGAGTTCAGAAAAGCCGGGGACTACAAGACACATTACATGGCTTTAACAGAAGATGACGCCACAGAATTTTACGAAGGCAAAATACGTATCATAAACCCCGAAGGCGCTGTCTACTCAGAGTTCACAGCGCAAGATTACATGAAACACATTGAAGAAAAACGGTATGAATGGACCTATGCAAAGTTTGCTTGCCTAAAAACCTTGGGATGCCAAAAAGGAATAGTTCAAGTTGGACCCACCGCCCGAATCAACGTAAACAGAAAGGCAAAAACAGAATTTGCAAACAAAGAATTGGAAGAGTTTAAACGAAAATTCGGAAGCCCAGCACACGCTACTTTACTTTTTGATTACGCCCGCCTCATAGACCTTCTTTACGCTTGTGAGAGAACACGAGAGCTATTAGAAGACGAGAACATAACACGAACTGACACCAGAGTCAAAGTTAAGCCTAAAGGAGGCATAGGCACAAGCGTTGTTGAGGCCCCAAGAGGAACACTCGCTCATGAATACACATTAACCCGTAATGGACGATTGAAAAGCATAAAGTTGATAATACCGACGCAAGTGAACAGCGCGGCTATAAACCTTAACGTGAAAGACGCTGCAACGGAATTCATACAAAAAGGCGAAATAAAAACGGGACTTTTGAACAGAATAGAGATGGTTGTTCGAGCTTATGACCCATGTATAAAATGCGCCACTAGAAACGTAACCGACGGTTTGAAAGTGGAGATAAGAAACCAAGAAGGCAAATTGCTGAAGATTTTAAGTTAA
- a CDS encoding 4Fe-4S binding protein, with amino-acid sequence MAKIVIDYSKCVGDRDKICVEICPTSVFNNGKSKKPKIVNEENCILCRTCQVNCPGQAIKILT; translated from the coding sequence ATGGCTAAAATAGTAATTGACTATTCAAAGTGTGTTGGAGACCGTGATAAAATCTGCGTAGAAATATGCCCCACTTCCGTTTTTAATAATGGAAAGTCGAAAAAACCAAAAATCGTGAATGAAGAAAACTGCATTTTATGCAGAACGTGTCAAGTGAACTGTCCCGGACAAGCCATAAAAATCTTAACTTAA
- a CDS encoding copper-translocating P-type ATPase, with amino-acid sequence MSGHHHHAHHMQEFKNKFLISLILTIPILLLSTMIQEWFPPLQILKIPYQSYILLALSTIVYVYGGTPFLKGLIEEVKARQPGMMTLIGMAITVAFFYSAGTVIFQLGMDFFWELATLIDVMLLGHWIEAKSVMGASMALEELVRIMPTTAHLLKNGEIVDVPVAQLKTSDVVLVRPGEKIPSDGVVVEGESYVNEALLTGESKPVHKEFKDKVIGGAINSEGVLKVKIERVGEETYLAQVIKLVKQAQESKSRTQDLANRAAALLFYVALAVGIVTYAVWSLIDSSFMALERTVTVLVIACPHALGLAIPLVVALSTSITAKSGVLIRDRKAFEMVKDVNAVVFDKTGTLTSGKFGVSDVVSFIPENELLELTSSVELNSEHIIAKAVVEYAKEKGVETPQAKEFKALPGRGAYGKVGKKEVYVGSVNLLQEMKIDVNDPKIKELQEQGKTVVFTVVNGKLGGAFALSDRIREESIEAIKKLKEKGIKVYMLTGDSEEVARWVGKELGIDDYFAQVLPDKKAEKIKALREKGFRVAMVGDGINDAPALVTADVGIAIGAGTDVAIESADIILVRNDPRDVPKVIDLSKKTYSKMVQNLWWAAGYNIVTIPLAAGILSSFGVVLHPAIGAVIMSLSTVIVAFNAQTLRKYEPKGVHFMEKKQLVTDPVCGMKIESETAYSKIEYEGRTVYFCSKHCEEEFKRNPKKYASKVKK; translated from the coding sequence ATGTCTGGGCATCATCACCACGCTCACCACATGCAAGAATTCAAAAACAAATTTCTAATATCCTTAATCCTAACAATCCCAATACTGCTACTTTCAACAATGATTCAAGAATGGTTTCCACCGCTCCAAATCCTAAAAATACCCTACCAATCCTACATCCTACTAGCCCTATCCACTATTGTTTATGTTTATGGCGGAACGCCCTTTCTGAAAGGCTTAATTGAAGAAGTAAAAGCCAGACAGCCAGGAATGATGACGCTTATAGGAATGGCAATAACAGTCGCATTTTTCTATTCAGCCGGAACAGTCATCTTTCAATTAGGCATGGACTTTTTTTGGGAACTCGCCACATTAATCGACGTGATGCTTCTTGGACACTGGATAGAAGCAAAAAGCGTCATGGGCGCTTCAATGGCGCTGGAAGAACTCGTTAGAATAATGCCCACAACCGCTCACCTATTGAAAAATGGCGAAATAGTGGACGTTCCAGTCGCGCAATTGAAAACCAGCGACGTTGTTCTTGTTCGCCCCGGCGAGAAAATACCGTCTGACGGCGTGGTTGTTGAAGGCGAATCCTACGTTAACGAAGCTCTTTTAACCGGCGAATCAAAACCCGTCCACAAAGAATTCAAAGACAAAGTGATAGGCGGTGCCATAAACTCTGAAGGTGTTTTGAAAGTAAAAATAGAACGGGTAGGCGAAGAAACCTACTTAGCACAAGTAATCAAGCTAGTCAAGCAAGCGCAGGAAAGCAAATCTCGAACGCAGGATTTAGCAAACCGCGCTGCTGCATTGCTCTTTTACGTAGCACTTGCAGTGGGAATAGTAACGTATGCTGTTTGGTCTTTGATAGATAGTTCTTTCATGGCGCTTGAAAGAACAGTGACAGTGTTAGTAATTGCTTGCCCGCACGCACTAGGTTTGGCAATACCGCTGGTTGTTGCCCTTTCAACATCGATAACCGCGAAAAGCGGCGTTCTCATCCGTGACAGAAAAGCCTTCGAAATGGTTAAAGATGTAAACGCGGTTGTTTTTGACAAGACCGGAACGTTAACTTCTGGCAAATTCGGCGTCAGCGACGTAGTCTCGTTTATTCCAGAAAATGAACTGCTAGAATTAACCTCAAGTGTTGAGCTAAACTCTGAACACATCATAGCCAAAGCCGTAGTAGAATATGCTAAAGAAAAAGGCGTAGAAACCCCCCAAGCTAAGGAATTTAAGGCTTTACCAGGCAGAGGCGCCTACGGAAAAGTTGGCAAGAAAGAAGTTTACGTAGGAAGCGTAAACCTTCTCCAAGAAATGAAAATAGACGTGAACGACCCGAAAATAAAAGAATTGCAGGAACAAGGCAAAACCGTGGTTTTCACGGTTGTTAATGGAAAACTTGGCGGCGCATTTGCGCTCTCTGACAGGATACGTGAAGAATCCATTGAAGCCATCAAAAAGTTGAAGGAAAAAGGCATAAAAGTTTACATGTTAACTGGAGATTCTGAAGAGGTAGCCCGCTGGGTTGGAAAAGAACTAGGCATAGACGACTATTTTGCTCAAGTTCTGCCAGACAAAAAAGCAGAGAAAATCAAAGCATTAAGAGAAAAAGGCTTCAGGGTTGCCATGGTTGGTGATGGCATTAATGATGCTCCAGCGCTTGTCACAGCAGATGTCGGCATTGCCATAGGCGCCGGAACAGACGTTGCAATCGAAAGCGCAGACATAATCCTTGTAAGAAATGACCCGCGTGATGTCCCAAAAGTTATAGACCTTTCAAAAAAGACCTATTCCAAAATGGTTCAAAATTTATGGTGGGCTGCAGGCTACAACATTGTAACAATACCGTTAGCAGCTGGAATCTTGTCCAGTTTTGGCGTGGTGTTGCATCCAGCAATTGGCGCGGTGATTATGTCGCTTAGCACGGTGATAGTGGCATTTAACGCTCAAACTTTGAGGAAATATGAACCAAAGGGGGTGCATTTTATGGAGAAAAAACAGTTAGTTACTGACCCGGTGTGTGGAATGAAGATAGAGTCTGAAACAGCTTACAGCAAAATCGAGTATGAAGGACGCACTGTGTATTTCTGTTCTAAACACTGTGAAGAAGAATTCAAAAGAAACCCGAAAAAGTACGCTTCAAAAGTGAAAAAGTAG
- a CDS encoding ferredoxin: MKVTINREGCIGCGVCEALCPEVFKLLEDTKSSIVEKYRKGSPSEGEVDDSLGACVESAKTSCPVEVISTQ, translated from the coding sequence TTGAAAGTCACCATCAACCGAGAAGGATGCATAGGATGCGGCGTGTGCGAAGCCCTATGCCCAGAAGTCTTCAAACTATTAGAAGACACAAAATCAAGTATAGTCGAAAAATATAGAAAAGGCAGTCCGAGCGAAGGAGAAGTTGACGACAGCTTAGGCGCGTGCGTTGAAAGCGCCAAAACTTCTTGTCCAGTTGAAGTTATAAGCACACAATAG